The Streptococcus sp. DTU_2020_1001019_1_SI_AUS_MUR_006 sequence TTGAAAGATCCTAACGCTATGGTTTCAACAATCTTTGGTGGATCTATCAAGGTTGCTGATTACTTCATTAGCGTACTTGAGGCACCAGCTCTTAACATGGGGGTATTTGTAGGGATTATCTCAGGTTTTGTTGGAGCGACTGCTTTTAACAAATACTACAACTTCCGTAAACTTCCTGATGCCCTTTCATTCTTTAACGGGAAACGTTTTGTACCATTTGTAGTTATTCTTCGCTCAGCAATCGCTGCAATTCTTCTTTCAGCTTTCTGGCCACTTATTCAGACAGGTATCAACAACTTCGGTATCTGGATTGCCAATTCACAAGAAACAGCACCAGTTCTTGCACCATTCTTGTATGGTACTTTGGAACGCTTGCTCTTGCCATTTGGTCTTCACCATATGTTGACTATCCCAATGAACTATACAGCTCTTGGTGGTACTTACGATATTTTAACTGGTGCAGCAAAAGGCACTCAAGTATTTGGACAAGATCCACTTTGGCTTGCATGGGTAACAGACCTTGTTAACCTTAAAGGTACTGATGCTAGCCAATACCAAACATTGCTAGATACAGTTCATCCAGCTCGTTTCAAAGTTGGACAAATGATTGGTTCATTCGGTATTTTGATGGGTGTGGCTGCTGCTATTTACCGTAATGTTGAAGCAGACAAGAAACACCAATACAAAGGAATGATGATTGCGACAGCTCTTGCAACATTCTTGACTGGTGTTACTGAACCAATTGAATATATGTTCATGTTCGTTGCAACACCTATGTATCTTGTTTATTCAGTAGTTCAAGGTGCTGCCTTTGCTATGGCTGACGTGGTTAACCTACGTATGCACTCATTCGGTTCTATTGAATTCTTGACTCGTACACCAATGGCGATTAATGCGGGTCTTGGTATGGATATTATTAACTTTATCTGGGTAACAGCGCTATTTGCAGTTATCATGTACTTCATCGCCAACTTCATGATTCAAAAATTCAACTATGCTACTCCAGGACGTAACGGAAACTACGAAACTGCTGAAGGTTCATCAGAATCTGCTGCTTCTGGTGAGTCAAAAGTTGCAGAAGCTTCTCAAGCTGTTAACATCATCAACCTTCTTGGTGGACGTGCTAACATCGTTGACGTTGACGCATGTATGACTCGTCTTCGTGTTACTGTAAAAGACGCTGAAAAAGTCGGAACAGAAGAACAATGGAAAGCTGAAGGAGCTATGGGACTTGTCATGAAAGGGCAAGGTGTCCAAGCTATCTATGGACCTAAAGCTGATGTTTTGAAATCAGATATTCAAGACCTTCTTGACTCAGGTGAAGTGATTCCTGAAACTCTTCCAAGTCAAATGGCATCATCTTCTAAAAATGCTGTTGTATATAAAGGTGTAACTGAAGAAGTTTATTCAGTTGCTGACGGTCAAGTGGTTGCCTTGGAACAAGTAAAAGACCCAGTATTTGCTCAAAAAATGATGGGTGATGGATTTGCGGTGGAACCAGCAAACGGAAACATTGTATCTCCAGTTTCAGGTACTGTATCAAGCATCTTCCCA is a genomic window containing:
- a CDS encoding PTS transporter subunit IIBC, with product MMKDTFKNVLSFEFWQKFGKALMVVIAVMPAAGLMISIGKSLAMIDPNLAPLVITGGVLEQIGWGVIGNLHILFALAIGGSWAKERAGGAFAAGLAFILINRITGTIFGVSGDMLKDPNAMVSTIFGGSIKVADYFISVLEAPALNMGVFVGIISGFVGATAFNKYYNFRKLPDALSFFNGKRFVPFVVILRSAIAAILLSAFWPLIQTGINNFGIWIANSQETAPVLAPFLYGTLERLLLPFGLHHMLTIPMNYTALGGTYDILTGAAKGTQVFGQDPLWLAWVTDLVNLKGTDASQYQTLLDTVHPARFKVGQMIGSFGILMGVAAAIYRNVEADKKHQYKGMMIATALATFLTGVTEPIEYMFMFVATPMYLVYSVVQGAAFAMADVVNLRMHSFGSIEFLTRTPMAINAGLGMDIINFIWVTALFAVIMYFIANFMIQKFNYATPGRNGNYETAEGSSESAASGESKVAEASQAVNIINLLGGRANIVDVDACMTRLRVTVKDAEKVGTEEQWKAEGAMGLVMKGQGVQAIYGPKADVLKSDIQDLLDSGEVIPETLPSQMASSSKNAVVYKGVTEEVYSVADGQVVALEQVKDPVFAQKMMGDGFAVEPANGNIVSPVSGTVSSIFPTKHALGLVTEAGLEVLVHIGLDTVSLEGKPFTVHVAEGQKVAAGDLLVTADLDAIRAAGRETTTVVVFTNGDAIKSVKLEKTGSLAAKTAVAKVEL